One genomic window of Geodermatophilus sp. DSM 44513 includes the following:
- a CDS encoding folylpolyglutamate synthase/dihydrofolate synthase family protein: MSSTRTADLARVEGELLARWPETRLEPSLGRIAALVDLLGSPHRAYPVVQVAGTNGKTTTARMVDELLRGFGLRVGRFTSPHLQSVRERIVLDGEPVTPERFVETYEDVAPYVQMVDAAGGHPMSFFEVMVGMAYATFAEAPVDVAVIEVGMGGTWDATNVVDARVAVVTPVALDHAEYLGPDVGTIAGEKAGVIKRDAVAVLARQQPAALDALVRRAVEVEAVVAREGTEFGVLERKVAVGGQQVRLQGLGGEYAELFLPLFGAHQAQNAATALAAVEAFLGAGAGTGPVDQETVRAAFAAVRSPGRLERVRTSPTVLVDAAHNPAGMAATVEAVRESFDFTRLVGVVGVVRGKDVEGMLRELEGVCAELVVTENGSPRAMPADELGALAVDVFGAGRVSVSPRLPEALTEAIELAEAGPDDALGGSGVLVTGSVVTAGEARTVLGRGAR; encoded by the coding sequence ATGAGCAGCACCCGGACCGCCGACCTCGCCCGCGTCGAGGGCGAGCTGCTGGCCCGCTGGCCGGAGACGCGCCTGGAGCCCTCGCTCGGCCGGATCGCCGCCCTGGTGGACCTGCTCGGCTCGCCGCACCGGGCCTACCCCGTCGTCCAGGTGGCCGGCACCAACGGCAAGACGACGACGGCGCGGATGGTCGACGAGCTGCTGCGCGGCTTCGGCCTGCGGGTGGGCCGGTTCACCAGCCCGCACCTGCAGTCGGTGCGTGAGCGGATCGTGCTCGACGGCGAGCCGGTCACCCCCGAGCGGTTCGTGGAGACCTACGAGGACGTCGCGCCGTACGTGCAGATGGTCGACGCCGCCGGCGGGCACCCGATGAGCTTCTTCGAGGTCATGGTGGGCATGGCCTACGCGACCTTCGCCGAGGCCCCGGTCGACGTCGCCGTGATCGAGGTCGGGATGGGCGGCACCTGGGACGCCACCAACGTCGTCGACGCCCGGGTCGCCGTCGTCACCCCGGTGGCGCTGGACCACGCCGAGTACCTCGGCCCCGACGTCGGCACCATCGCCGGGGAGAAGGCCGGGGTGATCAAGCGCGACGCGGTCGCGGTGCTGGCCCGCCAGCAGCCCGCGGCGCTGGACGCGCTGGTCCGCCGGGCGGTCGAGGTGGAGGCCGTGGTCGCGCGGGAGGGCACCGAGTTCGGCGTCCTGGAGCGGAAGGTCGCCGTCGGCGGGCAGCAGGTGCGGCTGCAGGGCCTGGGCGGGGAGTACGCGGAGCTGTTCCTCCCGCTGTTCGGCGCGCACCAGGCGCAGAACGCCGCGACCGCGCTGGCCGCCGTCGAGGCCTTCCTCGGCGCCGGCGCGGGCACCGGGCCGGTCGACCAGGAGACCGTGCGCGCCGCGTTCGCCGCCGTCCGGTCACCGGGCCGCCTCGAGCGGGTGCGCACCAGCCCGACGGTGCTGGTCGACGCCGCGCACAACCCCGCCGGCATGGCGGCGACGGTCGAAGCGGTGCGGGAGTCCTTCGACTTCACCCGGTTGGTCGGGGTGGTCGGCGTGGTCCGCGGCAAGGACGTCGAGGGCATGCTGCGGGAGCTGGAGGGCGTCTGCGCGGAGCTGGTGGTCACCGAGAACGGCTCGCCGCGGGCGATGCCGGCCGACGAGCTGGGCGCGCTGGCCGTCGACGTCTTCGGCGCCGGCCGGGTCAGCGTCTCCCCGCGGCTGCCAGAGGCCCTCACGGAGGCGATCGAGCTGGCCGAGGCCGGCCCGGACGACGCCCTGGGCGGCTCCGGTGTGCTGGTCACCGGCAGCGTCGTCACCGCCGGCGAGGCCCGCACGGTCCTCGGCCGGGGCGCGCGGTGA
- a CDS encoding DUF4233 domain-containing protein has protein sequence MTAPDPVRAARALRGSAAAVLVLEGIAVLFVPRGIAQSGDGLGGVELILLLVLAGVLVLASGVQRRPQGLVVGTALQVPLLLTGLLNGAMWFVGGVFVLIWLYLLQIRKELLGSPFGDPAPRGDGDPAA, from the coding sequence GTGACGGCGCCGGACCCGGTGCGGGCGGCCCGGGCGCTGCGCGGGTCGGCGGCCGCGGTGCTGGTGCTCGAGGGCATCGCGGTGCTGTTCGTGCCGCGCGGCATCGCCCAGTCGGGCGACGGTCTCGGCGGCGTGGAGCTCATCCTCCTGCTGGTGCTGGCCGGCGTCCTCGTGCTGGCCAGCGGGGTGCAGCGCCGTCCGCAGGGCCTGGTGGTGGGCACCGCGCTGCAGGTGCCGCTGCTGCTCACCGGCCTGCTCAACGGCGCCATGTGGTTCGTCGGCGGCGTCTTCGTGCTCATCTGGCTGTACCTGCTGCAGATCCGCAAGGAGCTGCTCGGCTCCCCGTTCGGCGACCCCGCGCCCCGGGGGGACGGCGACCCCGCCGCGTAG
- the ndk gene encoding nucleoside-diphosphate kinase, translated as MSAPAPERTLVLVKPDGVARGLVGEVISRLEAKGLRLVAAELRTLGRDVAEEHYGEHRERPFFGSLVDFITGGPLLALVVEGPRAIEAFRALAGATDPVKAAPGTIRGDHALEVQENVVHGSDSPESAAREIGLFFPQL; from the coding sequence GTGTCCGCACCCGCGCCCGAGCGCACCCTGGTCCTCGTCAAGCCCGACGGCGTCGCCCGCGGCCTGGTCGGCGAGGTGATCTCCCGGCTGGAGGCCAAGGGGCTGCGCCTGGTCGCCGCCGAGCTGCGCACGCTGGGCCGCGACGTGGCCGAGGAGCACTACGGCGAGCACCGCGAGCGGCCGTTCTTCGGCTCGCTGGTCGACTTCATCACCGGCGGCCCGCTGCTCGCGCTGGTCGTCGAGGGCCCGCGCGCCATCGAGGCGTTCCGCGCGCTGGCCGGCGCCACCGACCCGGTCAAGGCCGCGCCCGGCACCATCCGCGGCGACCACGCCCTGGAGGTGCAGGAGAACGTCGTGCACGGCTCGGACTCCCCGGAGTCCGCCGCCCGCGAGATCGGCCTGTTCTTCCCGCAGCTCTAG
- a CDS encoding TIGR03960 family B12-binding radical SAM protein, whose amino-acid sequence MNGETLYPRLEPLLAQVAKPIQYVGGELNAQVKAWDDVAVHWALMYPDAYEVGLPNQGLMILYEVLNERPDALAERTYAVWPDLAALMREHGVGQFTVDSHRAVADFDVLGVSFATELGYTNLLEALDLAGVPLHAVDRDETHPVVVAGGHAAFNPEPVADFVDCAVLGDGEQVVGDVTDVVAAWKAQGRPGGRVELLARLARVDGVYVPRFYAVSYAPDGGIAAVTRAREDVPARVGKRTVMDLDEWPYPKTPLVPLAESVHERMSVEIFRGCTRGCRFCQAGMITRPVRERTITGIGSMVDQGLRATGYEEVGLLSLSSADHSEIGQVAKELADRYEGTNTGLSLPSTRVDAFNVTLANELSRNGRRSGLTFAPEGGSERIRRVINKTVSKEDLVRTVTTAYANGWTQVKLYFMCGLPTETDEDVLEIAELAVEVIRAGREASGRKDIRCTVSIGGFVPKPHTPFQWAAQASADTIDSRLRVLRQAINADRRIGRSIGLRYHDGKPGVVEGLLSRGDRRVGRVIERVWREGGRFDGWSEHFSYERWTQAAAAELAAFGVDLDWYTTRERGQDEVLPWDHLDSGLDKEWLWDDWQEALAEEEVADCRWTPCYDCGVCPTNGTEIQIGPTGRSLLPLTVVR is encoded by the coding sequence ATGAACGGTGAAACGCTGTACCCCCGTCTCGAACCGCTGCTCGCCCAGGTGGCCAAGCCGATCCAGTACGTCGGCGGTGAGCTGAACGCGCAGGTCAAGGCGTGGGACGACGTCGCCGTCCACTGGGCGCTGATGTACCCCGACGCCTACGAGGTGGGGCTGCCCAACCAGGGCCTGATGATCCTCTACGAGGTGCTCAACGAGCGGCCCGACGCCCTGGCCGAGCGCACCTACGCCGTCTGGCCCGACCTCGCCGCGTTGATGCGCGAGCACGGCGTCGGCCAGTTCACCGTCGACTCCCACCGCGCGGTCGCCGACTTCGACGTCCTCGGCGTCAGCTTCGCCACCGAGCTCGGCTACACCAACCTGCTCGAGGCCCTGGACCTCGCCGGGGTGCCGCTGCACGCGGTCGACCGCGACGAGACCCACCCGGTCGTCGTCGCCGGCGGGCACGCCGCGTTCAACCCCGAGCCGGTGGCCGACTTCGTCGACTGCGCCGTCCTCGGCGACGGCGAGCAGGTCGTCGGCGACGTCACCGACGTGGTCGCGGCGTGGAAGGCCCAGGGCCGCCCCGGCGGCCGGGTGGAGCTGCTGGCCCGGCTGGCCCGGGTCGACGGCGTCTACGTGCCGCGCTTCTACGCGGTCTCCTACGCCCCGGACGGCGGCATCGCGGCCGTGACGCGCGCCCGCGAGGACGTCCCGGCGCGGGTGGGCAAGCGCACCGTCATGGACCTCGACGAGTGGCCGTACCCGAAGACGCCGCTGGTGCCGCTGGCCGAGAGCGTGCACGAGCGGATGAGCGTGGAGATCTTCCGCGGCTGCACCCGCGGCTGCCGGTTCTGCCAGGCCGGGATGATCACCCGGCCGGTGCGCGAGCGGACCATCACCGGCATCGGCTCGATGGTCGACCAGGGCCTGCGCGCGACCGGCTACGAGGAGGTCGGGCTGCTGTCGCTGTCCAGCGCCGACCACTCCGAGATCGGCCAGGTGGCCAAGGAGCTCGCCGACCGCTACGAGGGCACCAACACCGGCCTGTCCCTCCCGAGCACCCGGGTGGACGCCTTCAACGTCACCCTGGCCAACGAGCTGTCCCGCAACGGCCGCCGCTCCGGCCTCACCTTCGCCCCCGAGGGCGGCAGCGAGCGGATCCGCCGGGTGATCAACAAGACGGTGTCCAAGGAGGACCTGGTCCGCACCGTCACCACCGCCTACGCCAACGGCTGGACGCAGGTGAAGCTCTACTTCATGTGCGGTCTGCCCACGGAGACCGACGAGGACGTGCTGGAGATCGCCGAGCTCGCCGTCGAGGTGATCCGCGCCGGGCGGGAGGCCAGCGGGCGCAAGGACATCCGCTGCACCGTCTCCATCGGCGGCTTCGTGCCCAAGCCGCACACCCCGTTCCAGTGGGCCGCGCAGGCCAGCGCGGACACCATCGACTCCCGCCTCCGGGTGCTGCGCCAGGCGATCAACGCCGACCGGCGCATCGGCCGCTCCATCGGCCTGCGGTACCACGACGGCAAGCCCGGCGTGGTCGAGGGCCTGCTGTCCCGCGGCGACCGCCGGGTGGGCCGGGTCATCGAGCGGGTGTGGCGCGAGGGCGGGAGGTTCGACGGCTGGAGCGAGCACTTCTCCTACGAACGGTGGACGCAGGCCGCGGCCGCGGAGCTCGCCGCGTTCGGCGTCGACCTGGACTGGTACACCACCCGCGAGCGCGGCCAGGACGAGGTGCTGCCCTGGGACCACCTGGACTCCGGGCTGGACAAGGAGTGGCTCTGGGACGACTGGCAGGAGGCCCTCGCCGAGGAGGAGGTCGCCGACTGCCGGTGGACCCCCTGCTACGACTGCGGCGTCTGCCCCACCAACGGCACGGAGATCCAGATCGGGCCGACCGGGCGCAGCCTGCTGCCGCTCACGGTCGTCCGCTAG
- a CDS encoding TIGR03936 family radical SAM-associated protein yields MARQPEGPPPPPTVQKLRLRYAKRGPLRFASHRDLARALERALRRAQVPMAFSAGFSPHPKISYVGAAPTGSASEAEYAEIGLTRRCEPEAVRAALDASLPPGIDVLECVEALGPGSLADRIDAAVWRVELPGVAPAELAAAVEAFLAAEVVTVAKRTKNGLRDVDARPAVADASAGGESGCAILHMVVRQVTPSVRPDDVLAALVAVADLRPPSPPRAVREAQGRLDGSGTVADPLGPDRVAGARCQGEPAAV; encoded by the coding sequence GTGGCCCGCCAGCCCGAGGGCCCGCCGCCGCCCCCGACGGTGCAGAAGCTGCGGCTGCGCTACGCCAAGCGCGGGCCGCTGCGCTTCGCCTCGCACCGCGACCTCGCCCGCGCCCTGGAGCGCGCGCTGCGCCGGGCCCAGGTGCCCATGGCCTTCTCCGCCGGGTTCAGCCCGCACCCGAAGATCTCCTACGTCGGCGCCGCGCCCACCGGGTCGGCCAGCGAGGCCGAGTACGCGGAGATCGGCCTGACCCGGCGGTGCGAACCCGAGGCGGTGCGGGCCGCGCTGGACGCCTCGCTGCCCCCCGGCATCGACGTCCTCGAGTGCGTGGAGGCCCTGGGCCCGGGGTCGCTGGCCGACCGGATCGACGCGGCCGTGTGGCGGGTCGAGCTGCCCGGCGTGGCGCCCGCGGAGCTGGCCGCGGCGGTCGAGGCGTTCCTGGCCGCCGAGGTGGTCACCGTCGCCAAGCGCACCAAGAACGGGCTCCGGGATGTCGACGCGCGGCCCGCCGTGGCCGACGCGTCGGCGGGCGGGGAGTCAGGTTGTGCCATACTGCACATGGTCGTCCGGCAGGTGACGCCCTCCGTTCGACCCGACGACGTGTTGGCCGCCCTGGTTGCCGTCGCCGACCTGCGCCCGCCGTCGCCCCCCCGGGCCGTGCGTGAGGCGCAGGGCCGGCTCGACGGCAGCGGGACGGTGGCCGACCCGCTCGGCCCGGACCGCGTCGCAGGCGCCCGCTGCCAGGGGGAGCCCGCCGCGGTCTGA